In one window of Dyella thiooxydans DNA:
- a CDS encoding site-specific integrase, which produces MPRQRRYDPTIPSHIDQKKLPTGVYWNRRDRNWYTILSEPKPHRQRIAGPDALMSELNKAIEQLRGVRHETLDHMLGHFAESGRYKELASATREDYAYCRLALQRYKTKLGCSFAELDRAKITTPLIQKLIDTIASTHPSKANHIKRYLSAAYKWGVQRGYVSSNPAKVVQQAKERMAHRMPSEDTMHNVIAFLRERGALSGRRAGAVASYVWAVAEIAYRLRLRSVEVRMLTDDSATDEGIIVVRTKGSAGNITRWSPELREAWGWLVDRRARIWLKKGTPQAKLLRPLVVAEDGSPLSKSALNSAWKRAMAAAIEAKVIGSDERFGLHGLKHRGVTDTPGTKADKKLASGHKSDAMVELYDHEVPTVNPAGRSRRFT; this is translated from the coding sequence ATGCCGCGTCAACGACGCTACGACCCAACAATCCCATCCCATATCGATCAGAAGAAGCTGCCAACGGGTGTGTATTGGAACCGGCGCGATCGCAACTGGTACACCATCCTTAGCGAACCGAAGCCCCACCGACAGCGTATCGCTGGCCCCGACGCCCTTATGTCCGAGTTGAACAAGGCGATCGAACAATTGCGTGGGGTGCGACACGAAACCCTTGACCACATGCTCGGTCACTTTGCCGAGTCCGGCAGATACAAAGAACTTGCTTCGGCAACGCGAGAAGACTACGCGTATTGCCGACTTGCACTGCAGCGCTACAAAACCAAGCTCGGTTGCAGCTTCGCCGAACTGGATCGAGCCAAGATCACCACGCCACTGATCCAGAAGCTGATCGACACCATCGCCAGCACTCATCCGAGCAAAGCCAACCACATCAAGCGGTACTTATCTGCGGCCTATAAATGGGGCGTGCAGCGCGGTTACGTCTCGAGCAACCCGGCCAAAGTGGTCCAGCAGGCGAAGGAACGCATGGCACATCGCATGCCTAGCGAGGACACCATGCACAACGTGATTGCGTTCCTGCGAGAGAGAGGTGCGCTCTCAGGGCGCCGCGCAGGGGCGGTAGCGTCCTATGTATGGGCAGTGGCAGAGATCGCGTACAGGCTGCGCCTGCGCAGCGTGGAAGTGCGAATGCTGACTGATGACAGCGCGACGGATGAAGGAATCATCGTCGTGCGTACCAAGGGCAGCGCAGGCAACATCACACGCTGGTCTCCGGAGCTTCGTGAGGCGTGGGGCTGGCTGGTCGACCGCCGCGCCCGGATCTGGCTCAAGAAGGGCACACCACAAGCGAAGCTATTACGTCCACTTGTCGTCGCTGAAGACGGGAGCCCGCTGAGCAAATCGGCGCTCAACAGCGCCTGGAAGCGCGCCATGGCTGCCGCCATCGAGGCTAAGGTGATCGGCTCCGATGAACGCTTTGGCCTGCACGGCCTGAAACATCGCGGTGTCACTGACACCCCAGGTACGAAGGCCGACAAGAAGCTAGCCAGCGGGCACAAGTCCGACGCGATGGTCGAGCTCTACGACCATGAGGTCCCGACCGTCAACCCGGCTGGAAGATCACGCCGATTTACCTAG
- a CDS encoding helix-turn-helix domain-containing protein, protein MQTVLELGEAVATKRRALGLKQGDVALRAGIPQETLSRFERGKLAELGSRKLLAVLAALGMELQFVELGSSGSLDELRRERGGQA, encoded by the coding sequence ATGCAAACCGTGCTGGAACTTGGCGAAGCTGTAGCCACTAAGCGGCGTGCCCTGGGCTTGAAGCAGGGCGACGTCGCCTTGCGTGCTGGCATTCCCCAGGAAACCTTGTCCCGCTTCGAACGGGGCAAGCTGGCTGAGCTTGGTTCGCGGAAGTTACTGGCGGTGCTTGCAGCCCTTGGGATGGAGCTTCAGTTCGTGGAGTTGGGATCATCCGGTTCATTGGATGAGCTGCGCCGTGAGCGCGGGGGACAAGCATGA
- a CDS encoding type II toxin-antitoxin system HipA family toxin yields MSLAVHVLGREVATLEAVGDFKSTMTYHDDVATDDFVSLTMRVRRDAWVWDDVLHPIFQMNLPEGYLLQVLQEQFGPHIGASPMALLSVIGRNMIGRVQVAPAGARLDEPATPVDVAALLQGDNSEEAFAELVRRHATSGVSGVVPKFLDDAAEHVQLGPHKKVTLLTHRHIIKGSSQRLPFVALNEHLCMQVVRQVMPAAVTEVSLDGQALVVTRFDVDEHGARHWGMEDFCALLGLRPAAKYETTWERIAKAVRDHVPAANRTDVFRQMASLLLLSYAVRNADCHAKNLALLYTRHDDVHLAPAYDMITTAAYPDYVKNPPGISFMGKKTWSPGKSLQTFIAATFGLPPREQAGIVERIGDAMADVGSQVRAAMAEHPEFTEIGKRMLRAWQEGLEGLRDKRVYALGSMAWGEAYSGFSEPEPVKTKRQVIGRSDLLAKH; encoded by the coding sequence ATGAGCCTGGCCGTGCATGTACTCGGTCGCGAAGTGGCCACGCTGGAAGCGGTCGGCGACTTCAAAAGCACCATGACGTATCACGATGACGTCGCCACAGATGACTTCGTGTCGCTGACCATGCGCGTTCGACGTGACGCTTGGGTCTGGGACGATGTCCTGCACCCCATCTTCCAGATGAACCTTCCCGAGGGATACCTGCTCCAAGTGCTACAGGAGCAATTCGGCCCCCATATCGGCGCAAGCCCCATGGCCCTGTTGTCGGTGATCGGCCGGAACATGATCGGGCGTGTCCAGGTGGCCCCAGCTGGCGCGAGGCTGGATGAGCCCGCCACTCCAGTGGACGTCGCAGCCCTGCTACAGGGCGACAACTCAGAGGAAGCCTTTGCGGAACTGGTGCGTCGGCACGCGACCAGTGGCGTATCAGGCGTGGTGCCAAAGTTCCTCGACGATGCGGCCGAACATGTCCAGCTCGGACCGCACAAGAAGGTCACCTTGCTCACTCACAGGCACATCATCAAAGGCTCTTCGCAGCGACTGCCCTTCGTTGCCTTGAACGAGCACCTGTGCATGCAGGTCGTGCGCCAGGTCATGCCTGCCGCGGTAACGGAAGTCTCCCTCGACGGCCAAGCACTCGTCGTCACTCGCTTCGACGTGGACGAACATGGAGCCCGCCACTGGGGTATGGAGGACTTCTGCGCGCTACTTGGCCTGCGCCCGGCAGCCAAATACGAAACCACCTGGGAGCGCATCGCCAAGGCCGTGCGCGACCACGTGCCGGCAGCGAACCGCACGGACGTGTTCCGCCAGATGGCGAGCTTGCTGCTGCTCAGCTACGCCGTGCGCAATGCCGACTGCCATGCCAAGAACCTGGCGTTGCTCTATACCCGTCACGACGACGTGCACTTGGCACCCGCCTACGACATGATCACTACGGCCGCCTATCCCGATTACGTGAAGAATCCCCCGGGCATCTCTTTCATGGGCAAGAAGACCTGGAGTCCGGGCAAAAGCTTGCAAACCTTCATCGCCGCCACCTTCGGTCTGCCGCCGCGCGAGCAGGCCGGCATCGTTGAGCGGATCGGGGATGCCATGGCCGACGTCGGCTCTCAGGTCCGCGCAGCGATGGCCGAGCACCCCGAATTCACCGAGATCGGCAAGCGCATGCTGCGCGCCTGGCAGGAAGGCCTTGAAGGACTCCGCGACAAGCGGGTCTATGCCTTGGGCAGCATGGCCTGGGGTGAGGCATACAGCGGGTTTTCGGAACCAGAACCTGTCAAGACGAAGCGCCAAGTCATCGGTCGCTCTGATCTGCTGGCAAAACACTGA